The sequence below is a genomic window from bacterium.
CCGCACTGGATGGCGCCGCTCATTGACAACCCCGTCCGGCGGCTCTTCTACCCGACCCGGAAAATCGTGAACGAGCTCGGCGCGGAGCCGGGGATGCGCGCGCTCGAGGTCGGACCGGGGCACGGGACGTACACCCTGGCCGTCGCCCGGCGGCTCGGGGATGCGGGAAGGCTCGTCGCCGTGGACATCCAGCCGGAAATCATCCTGCGGCTGAAGAAGCGGGTCGAGCGCGAGGGCGTGAAAAACGTCGAGGCGCGCACCGCCGACGTCAACCACCTGCCCTTCCCCGACGGCTCCTTCGATCTCGTGTACCTGATGATGGTCCTGGGCGAGATTCCCGAC
It includes:
- a CDS encoding methyltransferase domain-containing protein, translating into MPAWLIVLLCVFPGLPLAVFIALNISRFFRLARPSPMPHWMAPLIDNPVRRLFYPTRKIVNELGAEPGMRALEVGPGHGTYTLAVARRLGDAGRLVAVDIQPEIILRLKKRVEREGVKNVEARTADVNHLPFPDGSFDLVYLMMVLGEIPDHLGALREFKRVLKPVGRLALQEWLPDPDYHPAGTLVKWCAEAGLACTAKRGGFFNYTLIFTPAGGN